Proteins co-encoded in one Fusarium fujikuroi IMI 58289 draft genome, chromosome FFUJ_chr06 genomic window:
- a CDS encoding related to sorbitol dehydrogenase — translation MATERVKASVLHGEKDLRLEERELPAPSSNEVQVAVKSTGLCGSDLHYYNHFRNGDIIVREPLTLGHESAGTVVAVGSEVTHLKPGDHVALEVGLPCEACELCGEGRYNICRGMKFRSSAKANPHAQGTLQERINHPAKWCHKMPEHVTLDLGALVEPLSVAMHARDRAALPKGSTVLVLGAGAVGLLAAAVAKADQAKTVIIADILKDRLDFAINNGFADASVVVPMERPQTIEDKLAFAQKVAAMVKETQVNGEAVGEVTAVYECTGVETCVQTAIYATKPGGKVMIIGMGTPVLTIPMSAAALREVDIVGVFRYANTYKEIIELLANPPANMPDVSRLVTQRYNGMENIEEAFKMAGKVRDEQGNLVIKVVVDFDEK, via the exons atggcaactGAGCGTGTCAAGGCCTCCGTCCTCCATGGCGAGAAGGATCTCCGTCTG GAAGAACGTGAACTTCCCGCACCCTCAAGCAACGAAGTCCAAGTCGCCGTCAAGTCAACCGGCCTCTGCGGCTCCGATCTTCACTACTACAACCACTTCCGCAACGGCGACATCATCGTTCGTGAACCTCTTACCCTCGGCCATGAGTCCGCGGGCACAGTCGTAGCCGTCGGATCAGAAGTTACACATCTCAAGCCTGGCGACCACGTCGCTCTCGAGGTTGGTCTTCCTTGTGAGGCCTGTGAGCTCTGCGGTGAGGGCCGTTACAACATTTGCCGTGGAATGAAGTTCCGCAGCTCAGCAAAGGCCAATCCTCATGCGCAGGGAACTCTACAGGAGAGAATTAACCACCCTGCTAAGTGGTGCCACAA AATGCCTGAACATGTCACTCTCGATCTCGGCGCTCTCGTTGAGCCTCTCTCAGTCGCAATGCACGCCCGTGATCGCGCCGCTCTCCCCAAGGGCTCGACGGTCCTCGTTCTCGGCGCCGGTGCCGTCGGTCTTCTCGCAGCCGCTGTCGCAAAGGCCGACCAAGCAAAGACCGTCATCATTGCCGATATCCTCAAGGACCGTCTTGACTTTGCCATCAACAACGGTTTCGCCGATGCCTCAGTAGTTGTCCCCATGGAGCGCCCACAAACTATCGAAGACAAGCTCGCCTTTGCCCAGAAGGTCGCTGCTATGGTGAAGGAGACACAGGTCAACGGAGAGGCTGTCGGTGAGGTTACTGCTGTGTACGAGTGCACTGGTGTCGAGACATGTGTGCAAACAGCTATTTACGCTACCAAGCCTGGAGGCAAGGTCATGATCATTGGCATGGGAACTCCCGTCCTCACCATCCCCATGTCGGCTGCTGCTCTTCGCGAAGTCGACATCGTGGGTGTCTTCCGTTACGCCAACACATACAAGGAGATCATTGAGCTATTGGCCAACCCTCCTGCCAACATGCCTGACGTGAGCCGTCTGGTCACTCAAAGATACAACGGCATGGAGAACATTGAGGAAGCTTTCAAGATGGCTGGTAAGGTGAGGGATGAGCAAGGCAACCTTGTTATCAAGGTTGTAGTGGACTTTGACGAAAAATGA
- a CDS encoding probable aldehyde reductase: MAPSSFKLNTGQEIPALGLGTWQSPAGEVEKAVTYALKDGYKLIDCAYCYGNEEEVGAGLKAAFEAGVKREDIFVVTKVWATYNTRPELGLDKSLKALGLDYVDLFLVHWPLLLNPEGNDDKFPKKADGSRDVIRDYNHVDGWKLMEKLPATGKTRGVGVCNYSKKYLEELLPHATIIPAVNQIENHPSLPQQEIVDFCKEKGIHIEAYSPFGSTGGPVMTAEPVVKIAEKKGVSASTVLLSYHGKSHEPDSEKCVANSLLVARGSTVLAKSVTPERITANKTIVDLDDEDMKDLNDYSEDLVKKGEVKRYVYPPFGIDFGFPDKS, encoded by the exons ATGGctccctcttccttcaagctcaacactgGCCAGGAGATTCCTGCCCTTGGTCTCG GTACCTGGCAGTCTCCCGCtggcgaggttgagaaggccGTCACATATGCTCTCAAGGATGGTTACAAGCTGATCGACTGCGCCTACTGCTACGGAAACGAAGAGGAGGTTGGTGCTGGCCTCAAGGCTGCTTTCGAGGCTGGCGTCAAGCGTGAGGATATCTTTGTTGTCACCAAGGTCTGGGCTACATACAACACCCGCCCTGAGCTTGGTCTCGacaagagcttgaaggctcttggtcttgactaCGTTGACCTCTTCCTTGTG CActggcctcttcttctcaaccccGAGGGCAACGACGACAAGTTCCccaagaaggctgatggTTCCCGAGATGTCATCCGAGACTACAACCACGTCGACGGCTGGAAGCTCATGGAGAAGCTCCCCGCTACTGGCAAAACCCGTGGCGTCGGTGTCTGCAAC TACAGCAAGAAGTACCTCGAGGAGCTTCTGCCTCATGCCACTATCATCCCCGCCGTCAACCAGATCGAGAACCACCCCAGTCTCCCTCAGCAGGAGATTGTCGACTTCTGCAAGGAGAAGGGCATTCACATTGAGGCCTACAGTCCCTTTGGCAGCACCGGTGGCCCCGTCATGACTGCCGAGCCTGTTGTCAAGAttgcagagaagaagggtgTTTCTGCCTCTACTGTCCTCCTCAGCTACCACGGCAAGTCTCATGAACCTGATAGTGAGAAGTGTGTTGCTAACAGTCTTCTAGTTGCCCGTGGAAGTACCGTCCTCGCCAAGTCAGTCACCCCCGAGCGCATCACCGCCAACAAGACCATTGTCGAcctcgacgacgaggatATGAAGGATCTGAACGACTACTCCGAGgaccttgtcaagaaggGTGAAGTCAAGCGATATGTCTACCCTCCCTTCGGCATTGACTTCGGTTTCCCCGACAAGTCATGA